One window from the genome of Pseudonocardia hierapolitana encodes:
- the dapB gene encoding 4-hydroxy-tetrahydrodipicolinate reductase, which yields MSEEIRVGVLGARGRMGTQVCAAVEAADGLTLVAQVDDGDPLSTLTDAGAQVAVDFTHPGAVLDNLQFCLDHDIAVVVGTSGFDEARLADVRARLEARQGHVLIAPNFGVGAVLMMQFARTAARFFESVEVIELHHAGKVDAPSGTAVHTASLIAAARAEAGAGEVPDATTSELPGARGTQVEGVRVHSVRLPGLVAHQEVVLGSTGETLTIRHDSFDRASFMPGVIMAVQAVRDRPGLTVGLEPLLGL from the coding sequence GTGAGCGAGGAGATTCGGGTCGGCGTGCTGGGCGCGCGAGGACGGATGGGTACGCAGGTCTGCGCGGCCGTGGAGGCGGCGGACGGGCTCACGCTCGTCGCGCAGGTCGACGACGGTGACCCGCTCTCCACGCTGACCGACGCGGGCGCGCAGGTGGCCGTCGACTTCACCCACCCCGGCGCCGTGCTGGACAACCTGCAGTTCTGCCTCGACCACGACATCGCTGTGGTGGTCGGTACCAGCGGCTTCGACGAGGCCCGGCTCGCCGACGTGCGCGCGCGGCTCGAGGCGCGCCAGGGCCACGTGTTGATCGCCCCGAACTTCGGGGTCGGTGCCGTGCTCATGATGCAGTTCGCGAGAACGGCGGCCCGGTTCTTCGAGTCCGTCGAGGTGATCGAACTGCACCACGCCGGCAAGGTGGACGCGCCGTCGGGCACGGCCGTGCACACGGCGTCGCTGATCGCCGCGGCGCGGGCCGAGGCCGGTGCCGGTGAGGTGCCCGACGCCACCACGTCGGAGCTCCCGGGTGCCCGGGGCACGCAGGTGGAGGGCGTCCGTGTCCACTCGGTGCGGCTGCCCGGGCTCGTGGCGCACCAGGAGGTGGTGCTCGGCAGCACCGGCGAGACGCTGACGATCCGCCACGACTCGTTCGACCGCGCCTCCTTCATGCCCGGCGTGATCATGGCGGTGCAGGCGGTCCGCGACCGTCCGGGCCTGACGGTGGGCCTGGAGCCACTCCTCGGTCTGTAG
- a CDS encoding antibiotic biosynthesis monooxygenase — MSPTIELARSTVRPGAEPQLLAERPAMIAALRARFPGCVAAYLTKEEDGGWLDILVWSSREEAEASARDIGEVPEAVSWFRHIAESGGIRHVEVLDAWTAGAPSSQFEVQ, encoded by the coding sequence GTGTCCCCGACGATCGAGCTCGCCCGTTCCACCGTCCGCCCGGGCGCCGAACCGCAGCTGCTCGCGGAGCGCCCGGCGATGATCGCCGCGCTCCGGGCGCGCTTCCCCGGCTGTGTGGCGGCCTACCTCACGAAGGAGGAGGACGGCGGCTGGCTCGACATCCTCGTCTGGAGCAGCCGGGAGGAGGCCGAGGCCTCCGCGCGCGACATCGGGGAGGTGCCGGAGGCCGTGTCGTGGTTCCGCCACATCGCCGAGTCCGGCGGGATCCGCCACGTCGAGGTGCTCGACGCGTGGACGGCCGGTGCGCCGTCATCGCAGTTCGAGGTCCAGTGA
- a CDS encoding DUF456 domain-containing protein codes for MEVATVLAAVLVAVGIVGIVLPVLPGLVCVVAGVAVWTVARGDAVAWVVLGIVVAIVVVGTVVKYLVPGRALRDSGVPGRTIAAGAVLGVIGFFVIPVIGLFIGFVLGIYLAELARLGGHDAAWPSTRRALAAVGWSIVIEMATGLLAAAVWVGALVFA; via the coding sequence GTGGAGGTCGCTACCGTCCTCGCCGCGGTGCTCGTCGCCGTCGGCATCGTGGGCATCGTGTTGCCGGTGTTGCCCGGGCTGGTGTGCGTGGTGGCGGGGGTGGCGGTGTGGACCGTCGCCCGCGGGGACGCGGTGGCTTGGGTCGTGCTGGGGATCGTCGTCGCGATCGTGGTGGTCGGAACGGTGGTGAAGTACCTCGTGCCCGGGCGGGCGCTTCGCGACTCCGGGGTGCCCGGGCGCACCATCGCGGCGGGCGCGGTCCTCGGTGTGATCGGGTTCTTCGTGATCCCGGTGATCGGGCTCTTCATCGGGTTCGTGCTCGGGATCTACCTCGCGGAGCTGGCCCGCCTCGGTGGGCACGACGCCGCGTGGCCCTCCACCCGCAGGGCGCTGGCGGCCGTGGGCTGGAGCATCGTGATCGAGATGGCCACGGGGCTGCTCGCTGCGGCGGTCTGGGTCGGGGCGCTGGTCTTCGCCTGA